A window of the Nitrosococcus wardiae genome harbors these coding sequences:
- a CDS encoding glycine zipper 2TM domain-containing protein translates to MVRIGYLVALLSAVALATLPMLTAADPWKDESGHGRDRGGYKYEKKYEPGGHVKREWKSNDCKYEYKAGPGGLKEEYKCKGRRRHAGPPVWVPPGHRGPTYPTGVPKLPLDLNVGRCNRELIGQLLGGATGAAVGSQIGDGRGRIIAIIGGTLAGFFLGGEIGRTMDEADHLCVDQALEYAPDGKTIEWRTPGENQRHQVIPHETFQANDGRYCREYTAKSIIGDKTVQTYGTACRQPDGSWRIAN, encoded by the coding sequence ATGGTCCGAATTGGATACCTCGTGGCACTTCTTTCTGCCGTGGCGTTGGCGACCCTGCCGATGCTCACAGCCGCCGATCCCTGGAAGGATGAATCGGGTCATGGCCGCGACAGGGGCGGCTACAAGTACGAAAAAAAGTACGAGCCCGGTGGCCATGTGAAGCGCGAGTGGAAGTCCAATGACTGCAAGTACGAATACAAGGCCGGCCCGGGTGGATTAAAGGAAGAGTATAAATGCAAAGGTAGAAGGCGCCATGCGGGCCCGCCTGTCTGGGTACCACCTGGACATCGGGGGCCTACCTATCCGACCGGCGTTCCGAAACTGCCCCTAGACTTGAATGTTGGGCGCTGTAATCGCGAGCTGATCGGCCAGCTCCTAGGCGGTGCGACCGGCGCGGCCGTAGGGTCGCAAATCGGCGATGGGCGCGGACGAATCATTGCCATTATCGGGGGTACGTTGGCTGGCTTCTTCCTCGGCGGCGAGATTGGACGTACGATGGATGAGGCCGACCATCTCTGTGTTGATCAAGCGCTAGAATATGCACCTGACGGTAAGACCATCGAATGGCGCACCCCAGGGGAAAACCAACGTCATCAGGTGATTCCGCACGAGACCTTCCAAGCGAACGATGGGCGCTATTGTCGGGAGTATACGGCAAAATCCATCATCGGCGACAAGACCGTCCAGACCTATGGCACCGCCTGCCGCCAACCGGACGGCTCTTGGCGGATCGCAAACTAG